The Gavia stellata isolate bGavSte3 chromosome 26, bGavSte3.hap2, whole genome shotgun sequence genome has a window encoding:
- the RNF26 gene encoding E3 ubiquitin-protein ligase RNF26 produces the protein MDLLFVLLRGLRLALDLLVLVLDVNFFLMSSLVSALLWLLAAACSLPAAAAAGALACWDGLLFSLASLARAACCLALGVVQGLAGLLRSCCCGLEGLKVVGHLLSHLALRGKELLHRGLCGLLGCGQALARQVCEGLAIGTSLLAYLVNSLVNVCLIGTQNLFTLVAALWDSVAGPFLRVTDLLAAFLAHVSSGAIAVSILLWSPCQLAFELLASITKLFINIFFVNIYGLGLLLLIIVVSAFVFNPGLLWTLTGYVLGYFNTLPSYHRLQRDVWRLYQVAVLTLGMAMTSQAWRRLVDWSLQVTNWSRGGRTMNQESNQRGAAAPAPRAVAPGRLMLAGVGELPAEHEDQLDVEQVPQARPALSRSAVAGQRLQLPREEPSTSWGKALRRQQLNAAAGDGEGAPDNDPWVLLKEQEERKKCVICQDQTKTVLLLPCRHLCLCQECTEVLLQQAIYQRNCPLCRQMILQTLNVYL, from the coding sequence ATGGACCTGCTGTTCGTGCTGCTCCGCGGCCTGCGCTTGGCCCTGGACCTGCTGGTCCTGGTGCTGGACGTGAACTTCTTCCTGATGTCCTCGCTGGTGTCGGCGCTGCTCTGGCTGCTCGCCGCGGCCTGCAGcctccccgcggccgccgccgccggggcgcTGGCCTGCTGGGACGGGCTGCTCTTCTCGCTGGCCTCCCTGGCCCGGGCGGCCTGCTGCCTGGCGCTGGGCGTCGTGCAGGGGCTGGCCGGCCTGCTGcgcagctgctgctgcggccTGGAGGGGCTCAAGGTGGTGGGGCACCTCCTCTCGCACCTGGCGCTGCGGGGCAAGGAGCTGCTGCACCGCGGGCTCTGCGGCCTGCTGGGTTGCGGCCAGGCCCTGGCCAGGCAGGTCTGCGAGGGCCTGGCCATCGGCACCAGCCTGCTGGCCTACCTGGTCAACAGCCTTGTCAACGTGTGCCTCATTGGCACGCAGAACCTTTTCACCCTCGTCGCGGCCCTGTGGGACTCTGTTGCTGGCCCCTTCCTCAGAGTCACGGACCTGCTGGCTGCTTTCCTCGCACATGTCTCCAGCGGTGCCATCGCTGTGTCCATCCTGCTGTGGTCACCCTGCCAGCTGGCCTTCGAGCTCCTGGCCTCCATCACCAAGCTCTTCATCAACATCTTTTTCGTGAATATTTACGGCTTGGGCTTGCTCCTCCTCATTATTGTTGTCAGCGCCTTTGTCTTCAACCCTGGGCTGCTGTGGACGCTGACAGGCTATGTGCTGGGCTACTTCAACACACTGCCTTCCTACCACCGCCTGCAGCGGGATGTGTGGCGGCTCTATCAGGTTGCAGTCCTGACGCTGGGTATGGCCATGACCTCCCAGGCCTGGCGCAGGTTGGTGGACTGGAGTCTGCAGGTGACCAACTGGAGCCGAGGAGGCAGAACGATGAACCAGGAAAGCAACCAGCGAGGGGCAGCTGCACCCGCTCCGAGAGCAGTGGCCCCTGGCAGGCTGATGCTGGCAGGGGTCGGCgagctgccagctgagcacgAGGACCAGCTGGATGTAGAGCAGGTACCACAAGCGCGTCCTGCTCTGAGTCGAAGTGCCGTGGCAGGACAGCGTCtccagctgcccagggaggaaCCGAGCACCTCCTGGGGGAAAGCTctgaggaggcagcagctgaacGCAGCAGCTGGGGATGGTGAGGGCGCTCCGGATAATGACCCCTGGGTGCTCCTGAAAGAACAAGAGGAACGTAAGAAATGTGTCATCTGTCAAGACCAAACCAAGACAGTCCTGCTTCTGCCCTGCAGGCACCTGTGCCTGTGTCAGGAGTGCACGGAAGTCCTCCTGCAGCAGGCCATCTACCAGCGCAACTGCCCGCTGTGCCGCCAGATGATCCTCCAGACGCTCAATGTGTACTTGTGA
- the C1QTNF5 gene encoding complement C1q tumor necrosis factor-related protein 5 has translation MADEMKQLFLLFLLGLVASSLQIEDNKIPGLCSGQPGIPGTPGLHGGQGLPGRDGRDGRDGAMGMPGEKGEMGPPGAPGPRGEVGSPGMDGMHGEKGAQGECAVAPRSAFSAKRSESRSPPLADQPIRFDVVLINEQGHYDPTTGKFTCEVPGLYYFAVHATVYRASLQFDIMKNGQSIASFFQYYGNWPKPTSLSGGALVRLEPEDEVWVQVGVGDYIGFYASVKTDSTFTGFLVYSYWQNSAVFA, from the exons ATGGCAGACGAGATGAagcagctcttcctcctcttcctcctcgggCTCGTCGCCAGCTCCTTGCAGATCGAAGACAACAAGATCCCTGGGCTGTGCTCAGGGCAGCCGGGCATCCCGGGGACCCCAGGCCTGCATGGGGGCCAGGGTTTGCCAGGCAGAGACGGACGAGACGGCCGGGATGGGGCGATGGGGATGCCGGGGGAGAAGGGCGAGATGGGCCCTCCTG gagcaCCCGGTCCCCGCGGGGAGGTGGGCAGCCCCGGCATGGATGGCATGCACGGCGAGAAGGGGGCGCAGGGTGAGTGCGCGGTGGCCCCCCGCTCGGCCTTCAGCGCCAAGCGCTCTGAGTCACGCAGCCCACCACTGGCCGACCAGCCCATCCGCTTCGACGTGGTGCTTATCAACGAGCAGGGCCACTACGACCCCACCACGGGCAAGTTCACCTGTGAGGTGCCCGGCCTCTACTACTTCGCTGTCCATGCCACCGTCTACCGCGCCAGCCTCCAGTTTGACATCATGAAGAACGGCCAGTCCATCGCCTCCTTCTTCCAGTACTACGGGAACTGGCCCAAGCCCACCTCGCTCTCAGGGGGGGCCTTGGTCCGCCTGGAGCCCGAGGATGAGGTGTGGGTGCAAGTGGGCGTGGGGGACTACATCGGCTTCTACGCCAGTGTCAAGACGGACAGCACCTTCACAGGCTTCCTTGTCTACTCCTACTGGCAAAACTCAGCTGTCTTTGCCTGA
- the MFRP gene encoding membrane frizzled-related protein, with amino-acid sequence MKDFTEITLCPEALDHSKTEFCNPVFEGEEPQAAPNAERPKEEDGTSPALPRDSLGRQLWGQAGWRYRADCKFTWLCVALMSAVLLFLIALLLGIVIHQLTSPEPPGTPAAALPARGTTATTAAPTQREPPAPKTAATPTQSWLPTAGTSAPACGGTLRGPEGSFSSPNYPGPYPPNALCIWRIEVGPGLAIQLKMETFSVEGTASCFFDRVELYEEQGAAGTDPAPAQRGPIRFCGNVPPPTFNTYSNYLRVTFVSDSSVGAPGFSAHYRAVAPSEKSCAWDEHLCDQGLCLHLGFICDGFHDCVDKSDEANCSMKHKECGGPLTALEGHFSTPSHPQPYPHQQLCLWQISVPVGHVIDLHFHNFSLESHEDCSFDFVEVHDSAGTGAASLMGRFCGHQLPPTLTSSRHVMTVLFVADEGVADDGFFATYQARNATEKTCSPTEFSCGNGECRVLESVCDGWHDCPDGTDELNCTGVSYPAFGSVCEPVEVEMCLGLGYNATSFPNIWLAIPDQEGAAEVLQDYQTLMELACYQHLRLLICSLFVPKCTPDGGVLQPCRAVCLAAELRCQQSLGLLGILWPINCNILPDSNDPVECFQP; translated from the exons ATGAAAGACTTCACTGAAATCACGCTTTGCCCCGAGGCTCTGGACCACAGCAAG ACTGAGTTCTGCAACCCTGTCTTCGAGGGTGAGGAGCCCCAGGCAGCGCCAAATGCCGAGCGCCCAAAAGAGGAGGACGGGACCAGCCCTGCATTGCCCCGGGACAGCCTCG GCCGTCAGCTCTGGGGCCAGGCAGGCTGGCGGTACCGCGCCGACTGCAAGTTCACCTGGCTCTGCGTGGCTCTGATGAGCgctgtcctcctcttcctcatcgcCCTCCTGCTGGGCATCGTCATCCACC AGCTGACATCCCCGGAGCCACCCGGcaccccagctgcagccctgcctgcccgtGGCACCACCGCCACCACCGCAGCACCCACCCAAAGGGAGCCCCCGGCCCCCAAAACAGCTGCCACCCCAACCCAGAGCTGGCTGCCTACAGCCGGCACATCAGCACCGG CCTGCGGCGGGACCCTGCGGGGCCCTGAGGGCTCCTTCAGCTCTCCCAACTACCCCGGCCCCTACCCGCCCAACGCGCTCTGCATCTGGCGCATCGAGGTGGGCCCTGGCCTCGCCATCCAGCTGAAGATGGAGACGTTCAGCGTGGAGGGCACTGCCTCCTGCTTCTTCGACCGTGTGGAGCTCTACGAGGAACAGGGGGCCGCCGGCACAGATCCTGCCCCAGCTCAGAGGGGCCCGATCAG GTTTTGCGGCAACGTGCCCCCCCCGACCTTCAACACCTACTCCAACTACCTGCGCGTCACCTTCGTCTCCGACAGCAGCGTGGGTGCCCCAGGCTTCAGTGCCCACTACCGTGCCGTGGCCCCCAGTGAGA agagctgTGCCTGGGATGAGCACTTGTGCGACCAGGGGCTCTGCCTCCACCTGGGCTTCATCTGCGACGGCTTCCATGACTGCGTGGACAAGAGCGATGAGGCCAACTGCAGCATGAAACACAAAG AGTGTGGGGGGCCGCTGACTGCCTTGGAGGGGCACTTCTCCACGCCGAGCCATCCCCAGCCATACCCACACCAGCAG ctgtgCCTCTGGCAGATCTCAGTGCCCGTGGGCCACGTCATCGACCTGCACTTCCACAACTTCAGCCTGGAGTCGCATGAGGACTGCAGCTTCGACTTCGTGGAAGTGCACGACAGCGCAGGCACAGGGGCCGCCAGCCTCATGGGCAG GTTCTGCGGCCACCAGCTGCCACCCACCCTGACCTCTTCACGCCACGTCATGACCGTCCTCTTCGTGGCGGACGAGGGAGTAGCAGACGACGGGTTCTTCGCCACCTACCAAGCCCGCAATGCCACAGAGA AGACCTGCAGCCCCACAGAGTTCTCCTGCGGAAATGGTGAGTGCCGGGTGCTGGAGTCCGTGTGTGACGGCTGGCACGACTGCCCCGACGGCACCGACGAGCTGAACTGCACTGGGGTCTCCTACCCGGCCTTCG GGTCTGTCTGCGAGCCTGTGGAAGTGGAGatgtgcctggggctgggctaCAATGCTACCTCCTTCCCCAACATCTGGCTGGCCATCCCGGACCAGGAGGGAGCCGCTGAGGTGCTGCAGGACTACCAG ACGCTGATGGAGCTTGCCTGCTACCAACACCTCCGCCTCCTCATCTGCAGCCTCTTCGTGCCCAAGTGCACCCCGGATGGTGgtgtcctgcagccctgccGAGCCGTGTGTCTGGCTGCCGAGCTGCGGTGCCAGCAGTCCCTCGGCCTCCTTGGCATCCTCTGGCCCATCAACTGCAACATCCTGCCCGATTCCAATGACCCCGTAGAGTGCTTCCAGCCCTGA